The genomic window TCTCCAGTTGTTCCTTTCCGATGAGACCCCTAGTCTTGGACGTCAGAACCGCATGGATGCTCACGAAGTCCGCTTCCTTCAGAAGTCTCGGAAGCTCAACCAGTTCCACTCCAATCTCTCTAGCGATCCTCCCCTTCAGATAAGGATCGAATGCGAGAATCCTCATTTCGAACGCCTTTGCCCGCTTTGCGACTTCGGCACCGATCCTCCCGGCACCCACGAGACCAAGGACCTTGTACTGAAGCTCCGTTCCAATGAACTTCTTCTTTTCCCATTTCCCGGCCCTCATACTTCGATCGGAGAACACGAGGTTCCTTGCCAGCGAGATCATGTGCCCCATCGCCAGCTCGGCGACGGACACGGTGCTCCCCCTTGGCGAGAAGACGACCGGAATCTTCCTGGCGGTCGCTGCCTTGACATCGATGTTGTCCACCCCGACGCCCGCTCTTCCGATGACCTTGAGGTTCTCTCCCTTCTGGATGACGTCCCCGGTCACCTTCGTTTTGCTTCTCACGATTATGGCGTCATAGCGACCGATGTGGCTGAGCAGCTCGATCGCTCCGTAATCCATCACATCGACTTCGTGCTTGGCTCTCAGAAGGTCGATTGCCTCCTCCGCGATTGCATCGTTCACAAGGATCTTCATTTGACCACGGGGGGGGAAATGGTCTGCAATATAAAAAGCCGAGGTCATCCCAAAAGCCCGGGAATGAAAAACACCATACTGACGATTAGTACGACTACCAGAACTATCGCGAGCACGATCGCGATCATGGACATCTTCACGTCCGAGCCCACGATTATCGGGATTGGTCCCAGCATCACCACCCCGCCGAATCTCTTCTCGGGCCCTTCGGCGGGAGGGGTTCCTTGCCTCGCGGTGTCCGACCCTCCGGAAGGCAATTTCGCGGGGATCGAGCCCAGGAACCCGACGAAGAATGCACCGATCACGCAGAGAATGCCGAAGAAGCCCCAGATGTCCGATCCGACGTAGACAGGGAAGATCAGGGCAAGATAGACCGTCCCACCGCCCTCAGCCACGCTCACAGCCAGTAGCGCGATGCCCGAGATGAATAGCCCGAGAGCGATGAGGAACGCCTTTCTCATCAGGTTTCCTATTCTCCTGTGCGTATTAATCCTTTGGGTGGCCGTTCTCGGGGAGGTCAGATTAACCTTTTTATGTCCGCAAACGATTCCTCTTCCGAATGCTGGAGAACATCGTGGCCCAAATCTTCAGATCCCAGGGCTTCTCGGTAGAGCTTGAGAAGAACAGGATTCGGGCCCAGAAAGCTGGCAAATCGGTTTTCGTGGCGATCATTTCAGAGGGGGAGCTCGACACCTTCCTGGGAGAGGTCAGCAAGGAACCCTGGTTCAAGATCGCCATTCCAACGTACGAGTTCTCAGGCAAGGAGCAGAAAGCGGCTCTGGATCGCAAGGTCTTGCTCTGGGGACTCGATGAGGTGGAGGATCGCATAAAGGGGGAACTCTTCGAGGTGCTCGATCTCCCGCGGGATCTGGAGGAGGCGGAGAAGGCGAAAGAGGTGATCGTCAGACCGGTCCTCACAAAAGACGACATCAGAGAGATCGGAAAGAAGACGGTGAGAGGATTCAACTTCATGCTTCAGCTGGTCCCTCACTTCGTATATGAGTTCGAGAGCGTGTTGCATGTACATGGTGAGGAGGACAGGGTCGTGGACGGATGCATCGCCGTCAACGCCCTGACATCCCAGTGGGAGACCTGGGAGATGGACTTCGAGACCGTCGAGGCAATCGACACCACTCACGAGACCCTTGAGCCGAAGATTGATGAGGAGTCCGCCTCGGAGATTGCCAGAGAGGCCGCCCGCGAGCTCGGGACGAAGGAGGTCGAGAGCGTTCACGAGGCAGACCACGCAACGATAGTCGAGAGGAGAATCGAGAGCCCCGAGGAGAAGGACATCTCGACGAAACATGCGGGATTGGTCTACCTCCCAGTGTGGTGCGTCGAGGGCACGCTGGGCGCGATAATCGTGAATTCGAACACGGGGAAAATCGTCAGAGAGGACTACTACGAGACCTGACTCTTGATCTTCTCAATCTTCTCGAGGATTCCTCCCCAATGACTTCCCCGCCAGTAATGCTTTCCACATTCCTTGCATCGCCAGAACATGTCCCGATCAGTTAGGATGTCATCGGGCACATTGCCTTCTGCATCTCCCCGCCCGATCTTCTCGATCAGACCGTTGCAGGCAGAACATCTGGACATCGGTTCCTCGACTTCCAGGTTGAGCGCTCGGAGTACCTGGATGAGCTGGTCGTCGATGCCCCCGCTCTCCACGTACAGGGCTTCGACGTCCTTGTTGCCGCTGAGCTCCTTGTCTCTCGTCAGGATCACGCGGCCCTCGGACAGGGCGATTTCCTTCAGTTCCCTGTCGCTCACGGGGCCCACGAACCCCGTGTCGAACCCCAGGAACCTCAACCATTTTGCCAAGGTGCCGAGCATATGATCGCAGAGAAGCTTCACCTTTCCACCGCGTATTCAAGAAGCAGGCCCTCCCCGAGCGCTGTGTGCGCAACGAGTTCGAGTTTGGCAATATCGGCGAGGGAGTGGAACCCCTCTCCGTCCGCGGGGGTTGGTGAGCTCTTGCCACCGATGATGATGCTGCCAACGAAAACCTTGAACTCATCGACCAGTCGCTCGCGGAAGAAGGACCATATGACATCGCCGCCCCCCTCGACGAGCACGCTGGAGTGCCCCTTGTCGTGAAGAATGGACATGAGCTTCGTCAGATCGACCCTGCCCTTGCCGCACCTGATGGCTTCGGCCCCGCCAAAATCACGAGAGCATTCATCCGAAGTCACGACGATGGTGTCCGCATCACCGTCGAAGACGGCTGCGTCATCGGGCGTCCTCCCACTCGAGTCAAGCACCAGCCTCACGGGATTCCTGATCTCGGAAACGTGCTCGGGGCTGACCAGCAAGCTTGGGTCGTCCGCCAGAACCGTGCCAACGCCAACGATGATCACGTCAACGGAGTTCCTGAGCTCGTGGACCCGCCTCATGTCCTCGTCGCTCGAGATCCTCGTCTGCCTCCTCGTGGGAAGGGCTATCTTCCCGTCCGCGGACATGGCGCAATTGACAATGACTCGCGGTTTCACGATGTATGATATTCCCTTATCATTTAACGTTTTTCGAAGGGTGAGACTTAAATAGAGGCTCCCAGATTGAAGCGACGCTGACCATGGAGAACATTCACATATACGAGCTCAGGAGGATGGACCTGAAGGGGGCTACTGTCATAGATGGCTTTCCGAGCGTCGGTCTCGTGAGCTCGATAGTCGCGAACTACATCATAAACGCTCTCAACCTCGAGCAAGTGGCAATAATGGATTCCGTCTATTTTCCGACGGTCTCGCTGATAAGGGACGGAGAACCCATGAACCCCGTCCGCATCTACGCGGGTTCAAAGGAGGAGACCAAGGACAAGATCGTCGTGTTCATATCGGAGTTCCAGCCGCCACCGAATCTCATCAAGGTGATTGCGGCGGCCGTCATAGACTGGGCAGAGGACCAGAAGTGCAAAATGCTGCTGTGCCCCGAGGGCCTCGTAGTGGACAGGGAATCTCCCGCCGAGGACCGCACCGAGATAAAGGTCTACGGCATAGGAAGCACCAACTTCGCAGGCAACGTGCTCAGGGAGCATTCCATAACGGTCTTCGAGGAGGGCGTCATCACAGGGGTCGCAGGTGTTCTCCTGAACGAGGGGAAGAAACGGGACTTCAACGTCATCAGCCTACTAAGCGAGGCACACCCGGACTACCCAGATGCACGGGCGGCTGCACGAGTGATAGAGACGATCGATAGGATCTTGCTGCACACGGAGCTCGATGCGCAGCCTCTGTACGAGGAGGCGGAGAGGATCGAGAACCAGTTGAAGAGCATACACAAGCAGACTGCCACGGCAAAGAGGACCCCGGCTCCCGCTAGACCCTCCATGTACGGCTAGGCTGGATTTCTATTCTCCACCTTCCGTCGAGTTTCCTTGTCTGGAAGGAGGCATCAAGGAACTTCTCCAGCAACCACATGTGCGTCTTGGCATGACCTGTTATCTCCTTCACGACGAAGGTCGAGGGTCCGTCCGCGATTGCTAGATAGGGAAGGATCTGATCGGACAGATGTGTGTCGGCCGTCGCTCCTGCATCTCTCTCGCGAAGGAGAGAGTCCGCGGCGTTCCGGGCGACTTCCTCCGCCTTCACACCCCTCTCTGCCAGAGCGTCCGACCCGAGGATGATGTCTCCTGCCACTGCCCGGAGGACGACAGCGCCGCCCTGACCTGTGGCTCGGTCCTCCTTCAGGCTCTCTGTCCGAATCGTTGTCTCTGCGACATCCTCCAGCCCGCTCAGAGCCCTTTCCATTCTCTCCAAGATATGGCCTGGCAGGTTCCCGACGTGGACGAACCCATCGATCCTCTCCACGGGGGGTAGATCGGTCCATTCCTGTCCGCTCAACTCCTTGCACGGTTTCACGGTGACGCGGATGTTCCCGCCGCCTCTTGGGTAGTAGCCCCTTCTGACCTGCTCCACGGTGACGTCCCCGCCGATACGCCTGAGCACGGGCAGGAAAACATGCTCGAAATAGTCCCATGGCGGCGACCACCTAACGTCCGTACCGCCCGTCACGCTGATGCGACACCCGCGACCGGACGAAAGGGCGGGAAGAAGACATGCCTGGAGCACCAGTGTCACGCTCCCAGCAGTGCCTATGTCAAAGCGGAAGTCCCCGCCAGAGAGCTCGCCGGGGACGAAGTGTACCTCCATGGACCCCTTGTGCAGGTTCTCGACCTTCGCGCCGGACAGCTCTGCAACGCTCCTGATGGACGTGAGATGCTGGTTGGCCAATCCAGGTTTGGGTCTGTTGGCCCTTATGTTGAATATCCTGACATCCTTTCCGGTGAGCGCAGAGAAGGCCACGGCCATCCTGAG from Candidatus Thermoplasmatota archaeon includes these protein-coding regions:
- a CDS encoding DUF131 domain-containing protein — encoded protein: MRKAFLIALGLFISGIALLAVSVAEGGGTVYLALIFPVYVGSDIWGFFGILCVIGAFFVGFLGSIPAKLPSGGSDTARQGTPPAEGPEKRFGGVVMLGPIPIIVGSDVKMSMIAIVLAIVLVVVLIVSMVFFIPGLLG
- a CDS encoding Mut7-C RNAse domain-containing protein, which codes for MKLLCDHMLGTLAKWLRFLGFDTGFVGPVSDRELKEIALSEGRVILTRDKELSGNKDVEALYVESGGIDDQLIQVLRALNLEVEEPMSRCSACNGLIEKIGRGDAEGNVPDDILTDRDMFWRCKECGKHYWRGSHWGGILEKIEKIKSQVS
- a CDS encoding 2,5-diamino-6-(ribosylamino)-4(3H)-pyrimidinone 5'-phosphate reductase → MKPRVIVNCAMSADGKIALPTRRQTRISSDEDMRRVHELRNSVDVIIVGVGTVLADDPSLLVSPEHVSEIRNPVRLVLDSSGRTPDDAAVFDGDADTIVVTSDECSRDFGGAEAIRCGKGRVDLTKLMSILHDKGHSSVLVEGGGDVIWSFFRERLVDEFKVFVGSIIIGGKSSPTPADGEGFHSLADIAKLELVAHTALGEGLLLEYAVER
- a CDS encoding PAC2 family protein, yielding MENIHIYELRRMDLKGATVIDGFPSVGLVSSIVANYIINALNLEQVAIMDSVYFPTVSLIRDGEPMNPVRIYAGSKEETKDKIVVFISEFQPPPNLIKVIAAAVIDWAEDQKCKMLLCPEGLVVDRESPAEDRTEIKVYGIGSTNFAGNVLREHSITVFEEGVITGVAGVLLNEGKKRDFNVISLLSEAHPDYPDARAAARVIETIDRILLHTELDAQPLYEEAERIENQLKSIHKQTATAKRTPAPARPSMYG
- a CDS encoding RNA 3'-terminal phosphate cyclase, producing MIEIDGGYGEGGGQILRMAVAFSALTGKDVRIFNIRANRPKPGLANQHLTSIRSVAELSGAKVENLHKGSMEVHFVPGELSGGDFRFDIGTAGSVTLVLQACLLPALSSGRGCRISVTGGTDVRWSPPWDYFEHVFLPVLRRIGGDVTVEQVRRGYYPRGGGNIRVTVKPCKELSGQEWTDLPPVERIDGFVHVGNLPGHILERMERALSGLEDVAETTIRTESLKEDRATGQGGAVVLRAVAGDIILGSDALAERGVKAEEVARNAADSLLRERDAGATADTHLSDQILPYLAIADGPSTFVVKEITGHAKTHMWLLEKFLDASFQTRKLDGRWRIEIQPSRTWRV